A window from Drosophila yakuba strain Tai18E2 chromosome 3L, Prin_Dyak_Tai18E2_2.1, whole genome shotgun sequence encodes these proteins:
- the LOC6532185 gene encoding uncharacterized protein LOC6532185 isoform X1 has translation MAPTLSCCRCGFEPDTIPYCVGGASYKFHCFCCAKSPPKYCAFCGTPGDLNYLKDLNKKHSKCFKGLHYFVYTEPWHETANPDLLGRPSLKELQPELARPVSISSHVSEEEAQEPQNTLTEEPLLDPTVVHEEEMHHSRSDLVISKVRTLNEQEFNIDAQDSQETVEVMRDRKDRIKVAPDMKPATQKEQKWVTTKEVLSWPRCPRCECVHTINSGWIKHAQECAQDPRYNKPTFFMYCHTKGWCNYLVRDSLWEKHSDPSTGSCDICKSCSRQLKPLPFMPEPPPRPNEAALAKRRRQNYRTRKRKQREL, from the exons ATGGCGCCCACTCTTTCCTGCTGCCGCTGCGGCTTCGAGCCAGATACTATTCCATATTGCGTGGGCGGTGCATCATACAAATTCCACTGCTTTTGCTGCGCCAAATCTCCCCCAAAATATTGCGCCTTCTGTGGCACGCCCGGAGACCTGAATTATCTCAAAGATCTCAACAAGAAACACAGTAAGTGCTTCAAGGGCCTGCACTATTTCGTTTACACTGAACCCTGGCACGAGACCGCGAACCCGGATTTGCTAGGCCGTCCCTCGCTGAAAGAGCTTCAACCCGAACTCGCTCGGCCGGTCTCTATTTCCAGCCATGTGAGTGAGGAGGAGGCGCAGGAGCCCCAGAATACCCTGACAGAAGAGCCACTTTTGGATCCTACGGTTGTGCACGAAGAGGAGATGCACCACTCCCGGTCTGATCTGGTGATCTCGAAAGTCAGAACGTTGAACGAGCAGGAGTTCAACATCGATGCGCAGGATTCTCAAGAAACAGTAGAAGTCATGAGGGATAGGAAGGATCGGATTAAGGTAGCTCCCGACATGAAACCTGCGACGCAGAAAGAGCAAAAGTGGGTGACCACCAAGGAGGTGCTTTCCTGGCCGCGGTGCCCGCGATGCGAATGTGTGCACACCATCAATTCTGGCTGGATCAAACACGCACAGGAGTGCGCCCAGGACCCCAGGTACAACAAGCCCACGTTCTTCATGTACTGCCACACAAAGGGATGGTGCAACTATCTGGTCCGGGATAGTCTGTGGGAAAAGCACAGTGATCCGTCTACTGGCTCCTGCGACATTTGCAAAAGTTG TAGCCGACAGTTAAAACCTCTTCCCTTCATGCCGGAGCCGCCGCCACGTCCGAACGAGGCCGCCTTGGCCAAAAGGAGGCGCCAAAACTATCGCACAAGAAAACGAAAGCAGCGGGAGCTTTAA
- the LOC6532185 gene encoding uncharacterized protein LOC6532185 isoform X2 yields the protein MAPTLSCCRCGFEPDTIPYCVGGASYKFHCFCCAKSPPKYCAFCGTPGDLNYLKDLNKKHSKCFKGLHYFVYTEPWHETANPDLLGRPSLKELQPELARPVSISSHVSEEEAQEPQNTLTEEPLLDPTVVHEEEMHHSRSDLVISKVRTLNEQEFNIDAQDSQETVEVMRDRKDRIKVAPDMKPATQKEQKWVTTKEVLSWPRCPRCECVHTINSGWIKHAQECAQDPRYNKPTFFMYCHTKGWCNYLVRDSLWEKHSDPSTGSCDICKSCRQLKPLPFMPEPPPRPNEAALAKRRRQNYRTRKRKQREL from the exons ATGGCGCCCACTCTTTCCTGCTGCCGCTGCGGCTTCGAGCCAGATACTATTCCATATTGCGTGGGCGGTGCATCATACAAATTCCACTGCTTTTGCTGCGCCAAATCTCCCCCAAAATATTGCGCCTTCTGTGGCACGCCCGGAGACCTGAATTATCTCAAAGATCTCAACAAGAAACACAGTAAGTGCTTCAAGGGCCTGCACTATTTCGTTTACACTGAACCCTGGCACGAGACCGCGAACCCGGATTTGCTAGGCCGTCCCTCGCTGAAAGAGCTTCAACCCGAACTCGCTCGGCCGGTCTCTATTTCCAGCCATGTGAGTGAGGAGGAGGCGCAGGAGCCCCAGAATACCCTGACAGAAGAGCCACTTTTGGATCCTACGGTTGTGCACGAAGAGGAGATGCACCACTCCCGGTCTGATCTGGTGATCTCGAAAGTCAGAACGTTGAACGAGCAGGAGTTCAACATCGATGCGCAGGATTCTCAAGAAACAGTAGAAGTCATGAGGGATAGGAAGGATCGGATTAAGGTAGCTCCCGACATGAAACCTGCGACGCAGAAAGAGCAAAAGTGGGTGACCACCAAGGAGGTGCTTTCCTGGCCGCGGTGCCCGCGATGCGAATGTGTGCACACCATCAATTCTGGCTGGATCAAACACGCACAGGAGTGCGCCCAGGACCCCAGGTACAACAAGCCCACGTTCTTCATGTACTGCCACACAAAGGGATGGTGCAACTATCTGGTCCGGGATAGTCTGTGGGAAAAGCACAGTGATCCGTCTACTGGCTCCTGCGACATTTGCAAAAGTTG CCGACAGTTAAAACCTCTTCCCTTCATGCCGGAGCCGCCGCCACGTCCGAACGAGGCCGCCTTGGCCAAAAGGAGGCGCCAAAACTATCGCACAAGAAAACGAAAGCAGCGGGAGCTTTAA
- the LOC6532186 gene encoding formylglycine-generating enzyme: MKTISVVLFTWIIAFHNVSSDCGCQKLNRETPDIPTISEQVCQQRAQGAHSHYRDYYGELEPKIADMSLVPGGTVYVGTDQPHFPADREAPERQVKLNDFYIDKYEVSNDAFAKFVLQTNYTTEAERFGDSFLFKSLLSPSEQKDLEDFRVASAVWWYKVAGVNWRHPNGVDSNLDNLGRHPVVHVSWRDAVEYCEWAGKRLPSEAEWEAACRGGKERKLFPWGNKLMPRNEHWLNIWQGDFPDGNLAEDGFEYTSPVDAFRQNLYDLHNMVGNVWEWTADLWDVNDVSDNPNRVKKGGSYLCHKSYCYRYRCAARSQNTEDSSAGNLGFRCAKNA, from the coding sequence ATGAAAACAATTTCTGTCGTTCTCTTTACGTGGATAATTGCATTCCATAATGTATCCAGCGACTGTGGCTGCCAAAAACTGAACCGGGAGACCCCGGATATTCCGACGATTTCTGAACAAGTGTGCCAGCAGCGGGCACAGGGTGCACACAGCCACTACCGGGATTACTATGGCGAACTGGAGCCAAAGATTGCTGACATGTCCCTCGTTCCGGGAGGCACGGTTTACGTGGGCACCGACCAACCGCACTTTCCGGCGGACCGGGAGGCTCCGGAACGGCAGGTCAAGCTGAATGACTTCTACATCGACAAGTATGAGGTCTCCAACGACGCATTTGCGAAGTTTGTCCTGCAGACGAACTACACCACGGAGGCCGAGCGATTTGGCGACAGTTTTCTGTTCAAGAGCCTGTTGAGCCCATCGGAACAGAAGGACCTAGAAGATTTCCGAGTGGCGAGCGCCGTCTGGTGGTACAAGGTGGCCGGCGTGAACTGGCGACATCCCAATGGCGTGGACAGCAATTTGGACAACCTAGGCCGACACCCGGTAGTACACGTCTCGTGGCGCGACGCAGTGGAGTACTGTGAGTGGGCCGGCAAGCGTTTGCCCAGCGAGGCGGAGTGGGAGGCGGCTTGCAGGGGCGGCAAGGAGCGCAAACTGTTTCCCTGGGGCAACAAGCTGATGCCAAGGAACGAGCATTGGCTGAACATTTGGCAGGGAGACTTTCCCGATGGCAACCTGGCTGAAGATGGCTTTGAGTACACCAGCCCGGTGGATGCATTCCGACAGAACCTGTACGACCTGCACAACATGGTGGGCAATGTCTGGGAGTGGACGGCAGATCTGTGGGACGTAAATGATGTTAGCGATAACCCGAATCGGGTAAAGAAGGGCGGTTCTTATCTGTGTCACAAGTCCTACTGCTACAGGTACAGGTGCGCTGCCCGCTCGCAAAACACAGAAGACAGCTCGGCCGGCAACCTGGGTTTCCGGTGCGCCAAGAATGCGTGA
- the LOC6532187 gene encoding arrestin domain-containing protein 4, which yields MPRKLLKFLIIFDNTSLLYFPGQFLSGRVLIELQDETPALGLHFHVVGEGVVRNGRRQERTYDKENYIDFRMRLLGDVDQGGPAILSPGIHSFPFKLGLPLGLPSTFLGRYGWIQFYCKAALRENNGIIHKNHQVFIVMNPIDLNLEKPILAQPFTCEVEHKLGVVCVGGGQIKCRVSLDRGGYVPGENILVTAFISNYSNVSIKRTKASLTETIEYLARGKVVQTEKRELAVLVRGKIRPGAKDEWHNELYVPPLPPTNLHGCHLIKISYDVFFVIEPKSMEKEIKLQLPIVLATYPFRHSGDAVNANTWPESVLKPDTHTHYPSTLPIFRPWLHEKPSEA from the exons ATGCCGCGCAAGCTGCTTAAATTCCTTATCATCTTCGACAACACTTCTCTACTGTACTTCCCGGGCCAGTTCCTCTCCGGACGGGTTCTAATCGAACTGCAGGACGAGACCCCTGCTTTGGGACTTCATTTTCATGTGGTAGGCGAAGGCGTGGTGCGCAACGGGCGGCGGCAGGAGCGGACATATGATAAGGAGAACTATATCGACTTCCGAATGCGGCTCCTGGGAGACGTAGACCAAGGAGGTCCAGCCATACTCTCGCCAGGAATTCACAGCTTCCCCTTCAAACTCGGCTTGCCACTGGGCCTGCCATCTACATTTCTCGGTCGATATGGCTGGATTCAGTTCTACTGCAAGGCGGCGCTCCGCGAGAACAATGGCATAATCCACAAGAACCACCAGGTCTTCATTGTGATGAATCCCATTGACTTAAACCTTGAGAAGCCCATCTTAGCA CAACCTTTCACCTGCGAAGTGGAGCACAAGCTTGGCGTCGTCTGCGTTGGTGGAGGTCAGATTAAGTGCAGGGTGTCCCTTGATCGCGGTGGCTATGTGCCCGGCGAGAATATTCTGGTCACTGCATTCATATCCAACTACAGCAATGTGTCCATTAAGCGGACTAAGGCATCGCTCACTGAG ACCATCGAGTATTTGGCGCGGGGAAAGGTGGTGCAAACGGAAAAGAGGGAGCTGGCTGTCTTAGTTCGCGGCAAGATCCGTCCGGGGGCCAAAGACGAGTGGCACAACGAGCTTTACGTTCCGCCCCTGCCGCCGACCAATCTGCATGGCTGCCACCTGATCAAGATATCCTATGACGTGTTCTTTGTGATCGAACCCAAGTCCATGGAGAAGGAGATTAAGCTGCAGCTTCCCATCGTGCTAGCGACGTACCCCTTCCGACACTCCGGTGATGCGGTCAATGCCAACACATGGCCGGAATCGGTGCTTAAGCcggacacacacacccacTATCCGTCCACCCTGCCCATATTCCGGCCCTGGCTGCACGAGAAGCCTAGCGAGGCATAG